The Vibrio orientalis CIP 102891 = ATCC 33934 genome segment GTTCACGAGCTATTGTTGCGGGAGGACCAGGGCCTCCATAGATTCTGTTTCCTTAGCATCGCTAAGGAGTGGTAAGGATTATCAAGTATCCTTATGCTGATTTCAAGCGAAACCACCAATAAAAAGCATCTTTCCGATTCAACTGCTTAGTGAGTGACCATTAATTGAGGTAATGGACAACATTGTCGCACTGCTTTTGTTCTAAATCAGCGTTTTTGTCTGCTAGCTTATCACGGTACATTGCCTTATCAGCCTCTCCTATCACACGTTGCAATGTAGTGGTTTTACCCCTAGACGTTGAATACCCAACCGCTAATGAAACTTGAAAAGTGATTTGTTGCGCCGGAGCAGTAAATTCGACGGTTTTCAACTGATGAGCAAGTTTGATCAACTGCGACTCTGATATTTTCCCGACCAAGATAAATTCATCGCCACCAATTCTGTAACAGCGACCGCCCCAAAGTTGTTCAATATGGCGTGCAACACTCACTAACACTTGGTCACCGATATCATGCCCATAGCTGTCATTAATCTGCTTAAAGTTGTTCATATCTAAATAGACCAGTGTTTCACTTGGGTATAGGCCGTTGCGGTAGCGCCGATGAAGTGAGCGTCTATTCTTCAAGCGAGTAAGCGGGTCGGTATTTGACTGACTATGGAGATAGAACGCAATAAGGACTAAAAAACTCAACATTAAACCAAATAAGATTTGGGTATTACTGGCGAACGCTTTTTCCGCTTGCAATGTTGCTTTCCAGTTGGGCCGATAGTCATACGTTTCGATGATCTTACGTGTATCGATCATCTTTATTGCTCGACTAAATAGAGCCGCAACTCTCTTACCCGTTTCATTTTTTGCAAATCCCACTGCGATTGCCGATTGGTAAAATCCGCCGATCGCTATATCTTCCTCTAAAGGCAACAACGAATTCGACTCGCGTAGGGTTTTATTAAAGTTTGCTCGACTTATCGCCATATAGTCGACTTCACCTTCAAGCAGTGCAGTGAAGATCTCATCAATATGGGAATAAGAGCGCAGAGGTTTATTCGGTAATAATTGTGACAAAAGCGTGGCAAAGAAATCGCCTTTAACAACACCTACCTGCTCAACAATCAACTCAGAGACGTTGCTATACACATTGGGCTTATACCCTTCCCTCTTAACCATCACTACTTCGGGGAAATAGTAAGGTGAACTAAACTCCAACGTGGCTTTACGCTGCTCTGAAACAACCAATGGCGCTAAGATATCAATTTTCTTATCAAGTAGGTCTTGATACATACTCTCCCAAGTTTCGTCCGCCTTACTTACGATGTCGCATTTAAGCAATAATATCGTACACGCTTGTTGGACAACGTCCGCACTAATACCCGTCACCGTCCCGTCACTGTTATAAGTAGAATACTGGCCTATGCCATCAAGTTTTACCCGGAAAACCTTAGTAAGGTCGATGCCACTATCAAGTACTGCTCTTCTCAGCGCTTGTTGGCGTATCTCAAATTGATAAGATTTAACTGACTCTCTCAACGTCTTTTGAATACTGGCACTACGCACAAACGATTCAATACGCTCTAGCATAACCTGATTGCTGCCGTTCGCCGTCACAATAGAAACAGGTTTAATTGAAATCTGGTGGTTTAATAGTTGAGCGTCATAACC includes the following:
- a CDS encoding GGDEF domain-containing protein; protein product: MACFWRWLSFALILLISSTLHARTTYKVAMEEDDVVTRTLFDAVADKLNINIHYVYYPSFNAILNAVKTGESDFAANVTYTEARAQSLSFSSPTNIEYTYLYSNNNSTLDSVKTIGVPKGTIYGALVREHYPNIRQVEYRGHEHAKTLLESGEVEGVIDAINQLKPMLLEGYDAQLLNHQISIKPVSIVTANGSNQVMLERIESFVRSASIQKTLRESVKSYQFEIRQQALRRAVLDSGIDLTKVFRVKLDGIGQYSTYNSDGTVTGISADVVQQACTILLLKCDIVSKADETWESMYQDLLDKKIDILAPLVVSEQRKATLEFSSPYYFPEVVMVKREGYKPNVYSNVSELIVEQVGVVKGDFFATLLSQLLPNKPLRSYSHIDEIFTALLEGEVDYMAISRANFNKTLRESNSLLPLEEDIAIGGFYQSAIAVGFAKNETGKRVAALFSRAIKMIDTRKIIETYDYRPNWKATLQAEKAFASNTQILFGLMLSFLVLIAFYLHSQSNTDPLTRLKNRRSLHRRYRNGLYPSETLVYLDMNNFKQINDSYGHDIGDQVLVSVARHIEQLWGGRCYRIGGDEFILVGKISESQLIKLAHQLKTVEFTAPAQQITFQVSLAVGYSTSRGKTTTLQRVIGEADKAMYRDKLADKNADLEQKQCDNVVHYLN